The Dehalogenimonas sp. 4OHTPN genome window below encodes:
- a CDS encoding branched-chain amino acid ABC transporter permease, whose protein sequence is MDPILIYGLNALVYIGIFAIVALSLNAEYGYTGLASFGKVAYFMIGAYSFALLVQAGVPWPLAMLLSAGIASLFGLLVSLPAIRLREDYLAIVTLTFGEILRIFIKAEDWLANGVWGMNIAPSFAAGNFSLGLLLNLALVAGILAACFFFMQLLANSPFGRIMRALREDEIAADAIGKNRIKYKAQVFMIGSAMAGLGGALFANFVGYISPESFLPIITFTIWMMVILGGPGSNIGVIVGAAAVQLFERGTIILKDYVDLPVDPTNLQNILFGLIIIVILMYRPSGLFKESKINTLGTRRAMRWLNPSSK, encoded by the coding sequence ATGGACCCGATTCTCATTTACGGCTTGAACGCGCTGGTTTACATCGGCATTTTTGCCATTGTAGCCCTATCGCTGAACGCTGAATACGGTTACACCGGGCTGGCCAGCTTCGGCAAGGTGGCGTATTTCATGATCGGCGCCTACAGCTTCGCCCTGCTGGTCCAGGCCGGAGTGCCCTGGCCGCTGGCGATGCTGCTGTCCGCCGGCATCGCATCGCTCTTCGGCCTGCTGGTGTCCCTGCCGGCCATCCGCCTGCGGGAAGACTATCTGGCTATCGTCACCCTCACCTTCGGCGAGATCCTGCGCATTTTCATCAAGGCCGAAGACTGGCTGGCCAACGGCGTCTGGGGGATGAACATCGCGCCGTCCTTCGCCGCGGGCAATTTTTCGCTTGGGCTGCTGCTCAATCTGGCCCTGGTAGCGGGGATTCTGGCGGCGTGCTTCTTCTTCATGCAGTTGCTGGCCAACTCGCCCTTCGGGCGCATTATGCGCGCCCTCCGGGAGGACGAGATCGCCGCCGACGCTATCGGCAAAAACCGCATCAAGTACAAGGCCCAGGTGTTCATGATCGGCTCGGCCATGGCCGGCCTGGGCGGGGCGCTGTTCGCCAATTTCGTCGGTTATATCTCGCCGGAGTCATTCCTGCCGATCATCACCTTCACTATCTGGATGATGGTCATTCTGGGCGGTCCCGGCTCCAATATCGGCGTCATCGTCGGGGCGGCTGCGGTGCAGCTTTTCGAGCGGGGCACCATCATCCTGAAGGACTATGTCGACCTGCCGGTCGACCCCACCAATCTGCAAAACATCCTGTTCGGCCTGATTATCATCGTCATCCTGATGTACCGCCCCAGCGGTTTGTTCAAGGAGAGCAAGATCAATACGCTCGGTACGAGGAGGGCCATGCGGTGGCTGAACCCCTCCTCAAAGTAG
- a CDS encoding branched-chain amino acid ABC transporter permease, with product MNWAQILFNSAVTGSLYLISAVALTLVYGLAKFPNFAHAEIMSLGGFIGFWVTEQLGAPLPVAFAVAFAVAGIVGYLSYRGIFKPLTDRGASLIHLMVASMALGFILRHTIGEIWGFSPLTLSIVWPAYDIGPLRVTLNWIILIITAVAVGVGLHFMLTRTRIGKAIRATASNPRLALSSGINTTRVLIITWFVSAGLAGVAGLFRGVETRLSPYLGWDILLPTFAVAMLGGIGSFYGAMAAALIIGLAENVGVVLLAEAGLSTEYRMAIPFVILIAVLIFRPQGLAKAFKGN from the coding sequence TTGAACTGGGCACAGATTCTATTTAATTCGGCGGTTACCGGCAGCCTGTACCTCATCTCAGCCGTAGCGCTGACGCTTGTGTACGGCCTGGCCAAGTTTCCCAACTTCGCTCACGCCGAGATCATGTCTCTGGGCGGCTTTATCGGCTTCTGGGTGACCGAACAGCTTGGGGCGCCGCTGCCGGTGGCTTTCGCGGTGGCTTTCGCGGTCGCCGGCATCGTCGGCTACCTGTCCTACCGCGGCATTTTCAAGCCGTTGACCGACCGCGGCGCCAGCCTGATCCACCTGATGGTCGCCTCAATGGCCCTGGGTTTTATCCTGCGCCACACCATCGGCGAGATATGGGGCTTTTCGCCGCTGACCCTGTCCATCGTCTGGCCGGCCTATGATATCGGGCCGCTCCGGGTCACCCTGAACTGGATTATCCTCATCATCACCGCTGTGGCCGTCGGCGTCGGCCTGCACTTCATGCTGACCCGCACCCGGATCGGCAAGGCCATCCGGGCTACCGCCTCCAACCCCCGCCTGGCGCTATCATCAGGTATCAACACCACCCGTGTCCTCATAATCACCTGGTTCGTCTCCGCCGGCCTGGCCGGAGTGGCCGGGCTGTTCCGCGGCGTGGAAACGAGGCTGTCGCCGTACCTCGGCTGGGACATCCTGCTGCCGACATTCGCTGTGGCCATGCTCGGCGGCATCGGCAGTTTTTACGGCGCCATGGCGGCGGCTCTCATAATCGGCCTGGCGGAGAACGTCGGCGTGGTGCTGCTGGCCGAGGCCGGACTATCCACCGAATACCGCATGGCCATCCCGTTCGTCATTCTGATCGCTGTCCTGATTTTCAGGCCTCAGGGCCTGGCCAAGGCCTTCAAGGGCAATTGA
- a CDS encoding ABC transporter ATP-binding protein: MAEPLLKVENLVKNYGGLCAVDGASLEVGRGRFVGLVGPNGCGKTTLLSSIYGLRPSDGGRVTFAGRHIEKMAPHQIFDLGMGNAFQFPRLFPTMTVLDNMIIAARNQPGDNLWNSLFRRGRWHQDEERLAIRAMQLLELLNLSHLTFAKAGEMSGGQQKLLEIGRSLMAEPELLLLDEPAAGVNPVLGKQIFAELDNLKREKGMSFLIIEHRLELLISYTDWVYVMDRGKIVLQGEPEKVINDPIFFEVYIGASAAGGAR; the protein is encoded by the coding sequence GTGGCTGAACCCCTCCTCAAAGTAGAGAACCTGGTCAAGAACTACGGCGGATTGTGCGCCGTGGACGGGGCTTCGCTGGAGGTCGGCCGAGGCCGGTTCGTCGGTCTGGTCGGCCCCAACGGCTGCGGCAAGACGACGCTCCTGTCCTCGATTTACGGCCTGCGGCCTTCGGACGGCGGGCGCGTCACTTTCGCCGGCCGCCACATCGAAAAGATGGCCCCCCACCAGATATTCGACCTGGGGATGGGCAACGCCTTCCAGTTCCCCAGGCTGTTCCCGACGATGACCGTCCTCGATAATATGATCATCGCCGCCCGCAATCAGCCCGGCGACAACCTCTGGAATTCACTCTTCCGCCGCGGCAGATGGCACCAGGACGAAGAGCGGCTGGCCATCCGCGCCATGCAGCTATTAGAGCTTTTAAACCTGTCGCACCTGACTTTCGCCAAGGCCGGGGAAATGTCCGGCGGCCAGCAGAAACTGCTGGAGATCGGCCGGTCACTCATGGCCGAGCCGGAACTGCTGCTCCTGGACGAACCGGCGGCCGGCGTTAATCCGGTGCTGGGCAAGCAGATCTTCGCCGAGCTGGACAATCTTAAGCGCGAAAAGGGCATGAGCTTCCTCATCATCGAGCACCGGCTGGAGCTTTTAATTTCCTATACCGACTGGGTTTACGTTATGGACCGCGGCAAAATCGTCCTCCAGGGCGAGCCGGAGAAGGTCATCAACGACCCCATCTTCTTTGAGGTCTATATCGGCGCCTCAGCCGCCGGAGGCGCCAGATGA
- a CDS encoding ABC transporter ATP-binding protein — protein MNDILTATGIVAGYGDVHIVNGVSIRLESGGNVAIIGPNGSGKSTLLKSLLGFARLFEGAIVFDGLDITGLSSDRTITMGLGYVPQTDNVFRNLTVQENLEMGAFVRRDGGIKSDIARMYQLFPELERRRKFYAGSLSGGERQMLAIARAMMANPRVLLLDEPLASLSHKAAEGILEKLRLINEQGTALITIEQDTRRILAFARRAYVLVGGRLALEGEAATILENEEARKRYLGLSG, from the coding sequence ATGAACGACATCCTGACCGCAACCGGAATCGTCGCCGGCTACGGCGATGTCCATATCGTCAACGGTGTATCGATCCGGCTCGAAAGCGGCGGCAACGTAGCCATCATCGGTCCCAACGGTTCGGGCAAGTCCACGCTGCTTAAAAGCCTGCTGGGCTTTGCGCGCCTGTTTGAAGGCGCCATCGTCTTCGACGGCTTGGACATTACCGGCCTGTCCTCCGACCGCACCATCACCATGGGCCTGGGCTACGTGCCGCAGACCGACAACGTCTTCCGCAACCTGACCGTTCAGGAGAACCTGGAGATGGGCGCCTTCGTCCGCCGCGACGGCGGCATCAAGTCAGATATCGCCCGGATGTACCAGCTTTTCCCGGAACTGGAACGGCGGCGGAAATTCTATGCCGGTTCGCTTTCAGGCGGCGAGCGGCAGATGCTGGCTATCGCCCGGGCGATGATGGCCAATCCGCGGGTGCTGCTGCTGGACGAACCGCTGGCTTCGCTGTCCCATAAAGCGGCGGAGGGCATTCTGGAAAAGCTGCGCTTGATCAACGAACAGGGTACGGCGCTGATCACCATCGAGCAGGACACCCGCCGCATCCTGGCCTTCGCCCGGCGCGCCTACGTGCTGGTCGGCGGGCGGCTGGCTCTGGAAGGCGAAGCGGCGACCATCCTGGAGAACGAGGAGGCGCGCAAGCGTTATCTGGGTTTGAGCGGCTGA